The stretch of DNA CTTGCTCTGCTGGTGGAAAATCTTGTTGATCTTGATTTAAATAGGACAGTGAGTTCACAATTGAGTAAAATTAGGCAATGTACATACCTTTAAGTTAGCGGAAAAATGCATATGTTGAAACCTCATCTTATTGTTTTTACGGTTATCAGTTTATTATTTAGTATACCCCAACTAAGCGCTGCGCCTTATGATCGTAATCAGGCTGTTCCAGTTGAAAAAGTTGAATTTGGTCAAGTGGTTTCGGTAAGAAACATTACCGAGAAGCAATTGGTTGAAGATCGCAATACTGGCTGGAAGACATTTGGGGGGGCGTTAATTGGTGGTGTTGTAGGGCATCAATTTGGCGGTGGTTCAGGCC from Shewanella sp. Choline-02u-19 encodes:
- a CDS encoding glycine zipper 2TM domain-containing protein, with the protein product MLKPHLIVFTVISLLFSIPQLSAAPYDRNQAVPVEKVEFGQVVSVRNITEKQLVEDRNTGWKTFGGALIGGVVGHQFGGGSGQDVATVLGALLGAGIGNRYGDSSYYQELKLVEMMITLDTGEQVMVIQDLDQGMIFNVNDDVRVVYLKGYVRVDQQM